One genomic region from Diabrotica undecimpunctata isolate CICGRU chromosome 9, icDiaUnde3, whole genome shotgun sequence encodes:
- the LOC140451549 gene encoding uncharacterized protein — MAVPKPPNVIVQFFFGRISKPIFSCFYSCLKFDLLAGKKMPKTSKKHKQWDPDRMIRAIRAVRGKEMGYLKASKLFAVPKSTLEDYVKQENKTPEQLVAVKIGRRPVLSAEMEADLVSYCLEMDRRFYGIGTADIKRLAYQIALRNGLRHPFAHAESAGKKWLRGFMRRNAVLSLRKPQGISKARIKGFTPENVSRFYDLLETSMEKVNFNPARVYNVDESGITTVQSKNTRVITLKGKKQVGSVTATERGALVTVVFCMNAAGGFVPPLFVFPRKNMKVELLDGSPPGSIAACHPSGWIQQHIFSQWLQHFVAHVKPSREDPVLLILDGHYSHTRNIDVIEAGRANFVTILCIPPHSSHKLQPLDLSFMSPFKTYYSQQIEMWLRQNPGRTINSYQICKLMCPAYLKSATAEISANGFRKSGIYPFNKNNFSDHDFIMERQRERTPPPINQNHGEVLPTRGQSRPEPQSIIERTPPKHNLTNKSSNGNATETTATMIRAEDISPLPSCSYTSQTNKQKNPRKGSSWIITSTPYKDELERSVAEQERKKSLKEKKPKISNELNQVNRKKTPRQKKQKKKIESSSSDTSHPGDDLILDDDSDMDVDDEDGNTECMFCDSLYSEDTHGEKWIRCIKCFKWCHEMCANADKKKTYICDFCQDV; from the exons ATGGCAGTGCCGAAACCACCAAACGTTATTGTGCAGTTTTTTTTCGGTCGTATTTCAAAGCCTATTTTTTCGTGTTTTTATTCCTGTTTGAAGTTTGATCTTTTGGCAGGG aagaaaatgccaaaaacaagtaaaaaacataaacaatGGGATCCAGACCGAATGATACGTGCTATCCGTGCCGTCAGGGGAAAGGAAATGGGGTATCTTAAAGCCTCGAAGTTATTTGCTGTTCCGAAATCAACTCTGGAAGATTATGTTAAGCAAGAAAATAAAACTCCGGAGCAGTTGGTTGCTGTTAAAATTGGAAGAAGACCAGTACTTTCTGCAGAAATGGAAGCAGATTTAGTCTCGTATTGCCTAGAAATGGACCGGCGATTTTACGGAATTGGGACCGCTGATATCAAGAGACTTGCATATCAAATAGCTTTACGAAATGGTCTTCGTCATCCATTTGCCCATGCCGAATCTGCCGGTAAAAAATGGTTAAGGGGATTTATGAGGCGAAACGCAGTTTTGTCCCTTAGAAAACCACAAGGAATCTCGAAAGCCCGAATTAAGGGATTTACCCCAGAAAATGTCAGCAGATTCTATGATCTTTTAGAAACGTCAATGGAAAAAGTTAACTTCAACCCCGCAAGAGTTTATAACGTTGATGAAAGCGGCATAACAACGGTTCAGTCCAAGAATACTCGTGTTAtaacattaaaaggaaaaaaacaggTTGGATCTGTTACCGCGACTGAAAGAGGCGCATTAGTTACTGTTGTATTTTGTATGAATGCTGCTGGTGGGTTTGTCCCTCCATTATTCGTGTTTCCAAGAAAGAACATGAAAGTGGAATTATTAGATGGATCGCCGCCTGGCTCTATTGCAGCTTGCCATCCATCAGGTTGGATTCAGCAGCACATTTTTTCCCAATGGCTACAGCATTTCGTAGCTCACGTGAAACCATCCCGTGAAGACCCAGTGCTGCTTATTCTTGATGGTCACTACAGCCACACAAGAAATATAGATGTGATAGAAGCAGGACGTGcaaatttcgttacaattttgtGTATCCCGCCGCACAGTTCACACAAACTACAACCTCTAGATTTGTCTTTTATGTCACcatttaaaacatattattcGCAACAAATTGAGATGTGGTTAAGGCAAAATCCTGGACGCACCATAAACTCGTATCAAATTTGTAAGCTTATGTGCCCGGCATATTTGAAAAGTGCTACTGCAGAAATTTCCGCGAATGGTTTTCGCAAATCTGGAATAtatccttttaataaaaataacttttctgATCACGATTTTATAATGGAGAGACAAAGAGAAAGAACACCACCACCCATAAATCAAAATCATGGGGAAGTATTACCAAcaagaggtcagtcaagaccagaaCCACAAAGCATTATCGAAAGAACACCTCCAAAAcataacttaacaaataaatCATCCAATGGAAATGCAACTGAAACTACGGCAACTATGATAAGAGCTGAGGATATTAGTCCACTGCCTTCTTGCAGTTATacctcacaaacaaacaaacaaaaaaatcctcGAAAAGGTTCTAGTTGGATAATAACTAGTACACCTTATAAAGATGAACTTGAACGAAGTGTAGCcgaacaagaaagaaaaaagtctttgaaagaaaagaaaccaaaaataAGCAACGAATTAAATCAAGTCAACAGAAAAAAAACTCCAcgccaaaaaaagcaaaagaaaaaaattgaatcgagtaGTAGTGACACTTCACATCCTGGTGATGACCTTATTTTGGATGATGATTCTGATATGGATGTAGACGATGAAGATGGAAACACAGAATGTATGTTTTGTGACAGTTTATATTCCGAAGATACACACGGTGAGAAGTGGATAAGGTGTATAAAGTGCTTCAAGTGGTGTCATGAGATGTGCGCCAATGCTGATAAGAAGAAAACCTATATTTGCGACTTTTGTCAAGATGTGTAA
- the LOC140450475 gene encoding uncharacterized protein, whose product MNSDNYGKWLQEHLLPNLPANSVLVFDNAPYHSIQLERAPTSNSNKNQMIKWLMQKNISFTPSALKPELYEIIKYHKPHHVKYKFDEILRAHGHIPLRLPPYHPDLNPIELIWATVKNNIRQKNVTFKLTDVQKLAEEEFTNIDANEWRKRCCHVIKKEDEYMDSEIVADNATQIAPIIINLDSDSSSTEFSSSEDEDEENY is encoded by the coding sequence ATGAATTCAGACAACTATGGAAAGTGGTTACAAGAACATTTATTACCTAATTTACCTGCTAACTCGGTATTAGTTTTTGATAACGCACCTTATCACAGCATTCAGTTGGAGCGGGCGCCTACATCAAACtcaaacaaaaatcaaatgaTAAAATGGTTAATGcagaaaaatatttcatttacacCTAGTGCTTTAAAACCTGAACTGTATGAAATAATTAAATATCATAAACCTCATCATGTAAAATACAAATTCGACGAAATTCTACGTGCGCATGGCCATATTCCTTTACGTTTACCTCCTTACCATCCTGACCTAAACCCTATCGAACTAATATGGGCGACAGTCAAAAATAATATAAGGCAGAAAAACGTTACATTTAAGCTAACTGACGTACAAAAACTCGCCGAGGAAGAATTCACTAATATTGATGCAAATGAGTGGAGAAAACGATGTTGCCATGTCATTAAGAAGGAAGATGAGTATATGGACAGCGAGATAGTTGCTGATAACGCCACGCAAATAGCTccaattattataaatcttgACAGTGACTCTTCCAGTACAGAGTTTTCTTCTTccgaagatgaagatgaagaaaattattaa
- the LOC140450476 gene encoding uncharacterized protein, translated as MNAEVFENWFRNILPQLIKNSVIVMDNASYHSRRIDKSPTSATKKAEIQSWLNRHGIAFTEDMVKAELLTLVKVNKPADRYVTDEMAARNEHYVLRLPSYHCELIPIELIWAQIKGEVARNNTSFKIADVKQCFYGAVQNVTAHNGQKAIEHVKKEESKMWETDRIMEITVEPLIINLNNDSETSTSDSE; from the coding sequence ATGAATGCTGAGGTGTTCGAAAACTGGTTTAGAAATATTTTGCCACAATTAATAAAAAACTCTGTAATAGTTATGGACAACGCTTCGTACCACAGTAGACGTATTGATAAATCCCCTACATCAGCTACAAAAAAGGCGGAAATACAATCATGGTTGAATAGACACGGCATAGCCTTTACGGAAGATATGGTAAAAGCCGAATTACTAACATTAGTAAAGGTCAATAAACCAGCTGACCGATATGTTACAGACGAAATGGCTGCAAGAAATGAACATTATGTCTTACGTTTGCCATCTTACCATTGTGAGTTGATCCCAATTGAGTTGATCTGGGCCCAAATCAAGGGAGAAGTGGCAAGAAACAACACCTCTTTTAAAATTGCTGATGTCAAACAGTGTTTTTATGGAGCAGTGCAAAATGTAACAGCACATAATGGGCAAAAGGCAATTGAGCACGTTAAGAAGGAGGAATCAAAAATGTGGGAAACTGATAGAATAATGGAAATTACCGTCGAACCATTAATTATTAATCTTAATAATGATTCCGAAACTTCCACTTCCGACAGCGAATAA